One Glycine max cultivar Williams 82 chromosome 1, Glycine_max_v4.0, whole genome shotgun sequence genomic window, gaaacttgaaGGTGAAAAATAcccttaaaatttagaaaaatagaggGGAAGAATAAAGTTAAGCACTGCAGCAATTTCACGgttttatttttgcataaaGTTACAAATAATTAgggattttcttaatttattaaaatataagaaaataatatgttaataataaagccataaatgaacaaaatttaatacaatttaaacaaaatacaCTACTAATTAAgcatgaaaaaagataaaatatatttacatattccATTGTCTATATGAATAACTATCAcaataatatcttttaatttgaCATCTTGaacatttttcaaatttatttaaaatttattcatctATTTCATTATGAATTTGATTAGTACTTGACCTTTCATGTTGTTGTTGCATTTTAGGGCTGGGAATAAAATTTGGTTCAGTGTTTTTTAATTACCCAAATTTATTATTACagtcataatttaaaacaacttttattttattttaattaaagtttaaataccctaatttcatgcaaaatataaaaaaataaaacccattttaaattaatgaaaaattttaaaaaatgaatagccAAAATCGTCACTCcaaatatgattttagtttaatattataatatttcaaTGAAATCACCAATCCAAGCacgatttcaattaatttacggaaaaaaattgaaaaaactgaAATCGTGTTCCTGTACACAATTTCTTCATAATTCataagaaagacaaaaaaataagatcGTGTTTGCAAGCACGATTTCTCTGTAAGTGAAATCCTCTTTGCAATTACAAGTTATccattttcataattaattcaaaaaaatactcattccaataaaaaaaattcaaaaaattacgCTATAATGGTTATAAAGCCCGCACATAGAATTAACATATCGACTTATGCTTTTTTGtaatacaattaattatttcatataatttGATTTCTGGAAACCAAAACTATGATTTACTGACAGGTTGTCAAGTTTATAAGATTATCACtaatataacattatttatattGTCTGTTTGTATTATCAATTAGTTGTATGAAACTTGTGACTATAATTATGAGGAGCatacctaaaaaaaattcttatttaattagtatGATTGTATGAACACCTAATTTTATCCTAATCaattattaattcatttgagtaggttatattttttttatccttgagaataaaaaaatgttaaaaagttTACAAAAATTCACTTTCTGTTCTGTCCGAACTAAATATCCTTGACTGAAGAGGCTATGTTTTAGTGTAACTTGTTTCGTCttagaaataaaagattaacaaaaaccaacatgaataaataaatggtagagaaaaaataaagataaaaaatctgaaaataacTAGAGAATAAGAGAAGGTTCCTTGAACTATCATTTTCAAcgcatgcttttaagaaaaaggTAATTGTTGGTTTTGCATTTCCTAAGTTGCAAATCCTTTTACATTTTAAACACACTTTGAAAAACACATTTTGTTTTGCAAATCGTTTTGCACATTTAAATCTAAGCTGTTTGATTTCTGGATCTCCAATTGTTAGGCTGAGATAAAATGGATTGGAGATGTCCATTTTGGCTTTCCTAACGAACTTATTTACAATGTTTAAGCATCTATAGCTGTCTTCAAGCAGTCatgaagaagaaagtgaatttCTCAAGgtttatatttcaaattacaagcataataaaattataatgaacaGTCAACTAAACAGCCAACTGACTGTATCAATATTAGTTCTtagttcttgaatcttgattaagTGTTTTATCATAAAATGCCGTTAAAAGTCTAAAAGACAATGAACCTTTACAGATCTGAGAAACGtacatttaaaaacaaatatcacAAAGCAAAAAGGTGCAGAACTTCAACATAAGACACATTCAGCAAGCACATCCGCCGGACTGAGGTTGAGATTGATAGCCACCAGAAGATCTTAGGTTCACGTCAACCATATCTTCTTGTTTTGTGGAGGATAGTGTTTCCATTCCAGGTAATGCAGCAGCAATTTTTCGAAAGAGGGCCTAAATATAACAATAAGCCAAAACAGGGAAAAATGTAAAACATGCATGGATTGCATGCAAATGAAGGTGATCTGATAACTGAAACAGTTAGCCTTCTAATGATAGTTAACTTTGTTTGACAAGTAGATAATAATATCTCAAGGTTATTAACCATCACACATAGTTTATATGGATGTGATTTACAATCCCACATTTGAACCATTTCCAAATATCTATCCCACGACAATGCAAGAGTAATACAGTtcatgcaagaaaaaaaattccaactATTTTTCCAAGGTTAATCAGAATGACAAAGTGCATGTGTGCAGGGCTTAATGGGCATAGAATTTCTCTTAACCATCACATGATGACGGTAAACAAGTAAGTTATTGCATAATTATGCAAAAGAAGAGGGAGGCTTACCTTTATATTAAACCCAGCTTTGGCACTAGCTTCAATAAACATGACGTTTAGTTCACGAGACTTAGCTTCCCCTTCCTCTGTAGAGACTTGCCTATAGACGCATGCAAATAATATTGCTCATAAATATAAGGTGACACCAGAAATGGGCTGATGAATCGAAATTTAAAAGAACACTTTCACAAGACATGAAAACAACAACGTAGAGCAAACATGGAACGTCTCAAGTTCCAAACAATTCAAGCAACCAAATCATTCTACCATTATTACCTCTTATCGACAAGGTCAGTTTTGTTCCCAACAAGAACAATAATAACATCACTGCCTCTCTCACTGCGCACCTCTTCAATCCACTTTGATGTGTTCAGGAAAGTTTGGCGGCCTATTTCATAAGAAAAATGAGTAATTAGAAGCAACCTTCAAAGTCTTCTAGAAAATGCCCAAAAAATTTAAGCACGGACAGTTGGCAGACTATTGCAATCATGTACAGAGATACAAGAAGGTGACTATGGATAATAGACTGCCAACAGTTAGAGAAGGTTAATATTAGAGAAAGTTCCAGTTCTTCACAATCTTTCAGTTAATTTGCGCAGGTAACTCCAGACTCTGAGGAGCATATCTTGTTCTCCAGGCTTTAGGAGTCTTTGTATTCACTCATTTGGTCATATGCTCAGAAAAAGAAACCAGGAGGAGAGGGATTATGCTTCCTAGGATGTGGAATATAAGTATTTTGCTTCTGTCCAAAATAGTGATGTTTTGGACAGATATTCCCTTgagaaaacttaaattttatagcaaaaagaaaggaatatgTGAAGGGAAACACCCTAAGTAGCATACTTGCAACATCATAAGCGATGACAGCAACAGATGAGTCCCTAATGTAGCTTGGAATAAGACTTCTAAATCTTTCCTGTCCAGCTGTGTCCCTGTTGCCACACATCAGAGACATGTAAAAAGATAAAGCTTTTGTGAGGGaaatgattaaaaacaaaatattaaatgatggAGGAATCCTGTAATGCTAATATATGTACCCTAAAAATTGCAACTAGACACATCAAACTTAATGGACCTCACTCTGATTAACTAATACGGCAAATTTTTTACAAATAGTAATTGATATTAGAATTCTTTAAAATACTATTAACTGACTGAGAAAATTACTCTCAGCCCCtaagaatttatatttaaatctgATTGCAAGTCAAATCCCTAATAAAAGATAACTCCTAAATTATATGATAAGGGATCAAGATAAGGGAATCCCTTCCCTTTTCGTCCCCAATACCATTATTTCCTTTCGGATAGAATTTCCAAGATGCCACATCTTACCACAGCTGCAGCCGAACAGTTCGATCTTCAAGATACatagtttttgataaaaaatcaaTACCAATCGTGGCCTGTtcgaaaaattaataataagtttAAGAACAGGCAAGAGAAAATGACAAAATGGATATGGAGCAAAAATTTCCAAGAGCATTATGCTTATAAGACAACCTAGGTGAATGATAACCTTATTGACAAGACATGTATATGCACAAATGAGGAAACAATTGACAAAAATGCCTTACATAATGTGGATTGATTGAAATATGCACCGCAAGTTGGTAATATGTACTGTAAACTATAATAAAGTTGAAGAATAACTGGATCACACTGACATACataacatttaaatatattaattgctGATTATGATTTCACCTTGCAAATGGAAAAGGAAGTAGGAGAATACATATATTGTTTTGCATCATTGTAAAATGAACTAAAGAGAAAGAACAAATATtatcaaacaaaattttcaagtgAATCCTATTCGCATATCCTCATATGAACAGTAAGAAAAGGCAAGCCAGACAAGAATGGGTATTttactgttaaattttaaatagagaaaatatgCTATGCCCTTACACTGCAATCCAatcacttttatatatttaatagctTGAGTCTCaagatataaatatttacaGAACTTaattcataagttttcacaTTACTCCCTTACTACAATACAAATATCAAAATCAGTAGTATTGGAGACATAAAGTCGTTCATGGGCTTTTATGGTTCTACCTAATAACTTAAGCTTTTAGCATAGTTGAATTGGACATATTAGAGATATAAAGCCAGCTATTCATTTCATGGACTTCTACCTACCACCTCAAGGCTTGttcattgataaaatggttACATTTTCCATCCACTTAGATacaataattgaaattattctCTCCCTAAAACTCTCAATTCCTTCACCTTTCTGTCCTGTTTCACCTTGCATTTGTTATAAATTAGCAGTTTTTATAGGTGACAGAATATCATCAATCATCACAAACTGAAACTCATGATCCCACAGGAAAACCGTGATCAATCATCATATGACAGATTCAGATCAATCATGATTCATAATGGTTAGCAGTGCAGCATTTGTCGTCATTTTATTTCCCTGATCAAAGGAAACACATTGAAACTTAAAAAGTGGCTGAGATAGTGGATCTGATCAGACCTGATAAGTGTTGTCAAATTTGTCATACATGAAGCGAGTGATGATGCTAGTTTTTCCCACAGACTGATCACCCAAGAACACCAGCTTGTACTTTGCAAGAGCTGACACTGACGCCATTTTTCACTGATGCCcccaacacaacacaacacaacacacctcaattcaacaaaatgCCGCTTCTCATTCAGatttccttctttctctctcaaccatgatcaagttttttttgttaagtgTAATTTAACCAAATATGAAATATCTAACTTTTCACTATAATTAAACTTCTTTTTGCTATGCGtagagaataataataataataataataataataataataataataatgtttaatttatatgcACCGTAACCTAAATCATCAACAAAtcaaaaatcatgttaaaactaaactttatttttgtatgtgtatgtgtcgaattttatttgaattaacgatataaaaattatttacatttatttgCACATAATGACGACAAAACTCTCATTCCCTCTCACTTAATGTGTCTAAAGACCTAAAAACTAACTGTAGCAAAACTCTCGTATTTCTTTTGGTACAGTAGCAGCTCTTTAATAGCAGAATTTATTGAgttattatattacttttgctccttaaaatataagtttgtgtttaatttcacgttagaaaaataattgagttgataattaattttagataaattttcaCAAGTTGAAAAATTTTGATTCTaaatacaaaattgattttgagttaaaataaatttaaataatttttgcgtttgattaaaattttataataaattttataacaacacatttaaatataaattacatcatttgaatgaaaatcaattttaatcgaAATTAATcttacaaaatcaattttagattCATAACTGATATCCGGATCCTTGGTTCCTATGGTAATTGTTCTATGACAATAGTCATAGTCATATGGGACTGGGACTGGGCTCTAGTCCCGTGCGCAGCTATATATCAGAGATTCAGGATTCAGTACTGGATTCAATTAAACTGAGTTGTTACTCAGTCTTTTAGATTCAATCGGACCATAGtatctaataataaattcaatCACTGTTTTCCCCGGGGAACGTCCATTTAAGTATTGTAATTGCATCGACGCAAGATCAGTTGTCATTTTGGTCAGATTCTGCCGTTAAAAAATAGTCGGTACTTTATAGTGTATTCAAGCTTACAATGTACCCTTGCCTTGAAGCagcatcatcattattatttatgGATAGAAAGCGCTAGCAAGATGAAAAATCGTGACACAAATGAACAAGTTAAACACAAACATGTCAATCCAAATGAAcaagttaaattttaaacttataaCACGTTTTACAGGGTTACAATGAACATAATTCAATCTTTGGTTGGGCAGCTTTACTACTTTAGTACACAGTATCACGGGCAAAACCAACTAACAACAGAAATTTTCTAGACACAACTTGTATCAACCCCTACCCCGATCGCTTATATATTCTTTCATCTTTTCATATAATGATGTAGAAGACTAGAAAAATCTGCATAAAACAAAAGGAATGACACAAAAAGGTGGACCGCACATGATAAAGTATATTTAACAAGCACATCCACTTGGCTGAGGTTGAGACTGCGCACTGCCAGTTGTAGACTTTAAGTTTACATCAACCATGTCTTCTTGTTTTGCAGAAGATAGTGTTTCCATTCCAGGTAATGCTGCAGCAATTTTTCGAAATAGGGCCTGTACAGATGTCGAATAACAGAATACATGGTAAGTTAGAAGCAAGAAAAATATTAGAACCATATAAGGATCTCAGTTTCTTCCACGAAAGAGAGGGGGAGAGGGAGACCATGCAGGTTGAAACAAAATTCACAAATGCAAGCAATTTGAAGCAAATGATTAGAACGGTAGTAAGTAGTAGACCATTTCAATATTCAAAGGTACTAAGTAGATCACATCCATGACTCATTTCACTCTGGCCAAAAACGGAGAATTCAATGATAATgtatagaaagagaaaaagtgggAAGCCAGGTTACCTTTATATTAAACCCAGCCTTAGCACTAGTTTCAATAAACATGACATTGAGCTCACGTGCTTTTGCTTCTCCTTCCTCTATAGAGACTTGTCTGCAGACACACAAAGAAGATGGCGGTTGGTTGGTAAAACAAAACAGTAAATTTCAGATTGTAACACTAGCATGTCTCCAGAACTATATAGCGAGAACATACTTCACTATGCCTATGAATTGTTTTTGCCAATAGTTCATAATTTGAGTCTCCCTAAAATCTTTCCAACATTCTTCTCTTCGTTACTAATTACCTTTTCTCAACAAGATCAGTTTTGTTCCCAACAAGAACAATAATGACATCACTGCCTCTTTCTGTTCGCACCTCTTCAATCCACTTAGCAGTATTTAAGAAAGTCTGCCGGCCTAtacaacaaaaatatcaaatttatcataATGTTTTCTTGACAGAGCTCGTAACAGACACTTATGCCAACACATTATTCAAATCATGTAGAGAGATAACAAATAGAATTTGGATGCCATGGTTTGCTATAAAAGGTTATACAGCAAGAGTTATAGAGCCTATTCCCTGTATCATTCTGCTACTTACCTATggtccaaacaaaaaaaaaaatgacatccTGCTACCACAGCACACGGTATTTAAAATAATGTGAAGTTCATAGCTTAACAGGCTAACTCATAGTGTTTCAATATGTAAACAGTATGAAGCAAAATTAGCAACTTCGATCAGATTAACTTTTATTAAAAGGCAAAAGCCATGTAAGATAGCATCAAATAGTGGGCAACAGTAAAAGGTGAGAAGAAAGCAAACCCCAAATGACGTACTTGCAACATCATATACAATAACAGCTACAGATGAGTCCCTGATGTAGCTTGGAATAAGACTTCTAAATCTTTCCTGCCCAGCTGTATCCCTGTCATAACAcatgaaaagatgaatattaGGGGGGAAAAAAAAACTCCACCAGTCAAATAAAGGGGTGTCATTAATTGAACCAAAACCCAACGATGCACATCCAATACCAATACAAATACATTTTCAACATATGAAAAAGCATGAATACTGAGGAAACACTCAAAAAAGTACAGATGGTAGAAGCATGAAGTATGCATAGAAGTTTGAGGTttagaaatagaaatatatcaagctaaaaaatattttgattctgtaaatataaatatagtaaaaGCTTAAGAACAAGAATGGTTAAAACttaataaccaaaaaaatgatgagacgCAAAAGGATATAAGATATGAAGGATAAAACTCAGCACATGATGTGAATCATTGAAGTCGAAATATCCACATGTAAACCCTGTTGTAAGTAGTAACATGGTCCTATTAGTATTAATCATTATATAACTTCCAGGGAAAGAAGAAACTGAGGGATCCCTCCCTATATATACCCACAAATTTAAAACACAAATCATTTTGCTCCTATTTGGGATGAACATAAGTAAACTTAATTCATGTCAGCAGAAGCAGAATGAGAGCATTGAGACCAACTGGAAAGTGAACCCCCACATTCAggtgaaatataatataattataatgtcATTAAGCACTTTCTCTCATACTATCATCACCGGTATTCAGAACAAAATGGGGGGAAACTATCCCAACCATGATCCTACTTCTTCCAATCCTTTCCTAAAACCCTTTTCATTTCCTgaccattttataatttatactatTACTATGAGATGCTGGTCCCATATCTTACCACAACTGCAGTCGAACAGTTCGATCTTCAAGATACATAGTTTTTGATAGAAAATCAATACCAATTGTAGCCTGCATgaggaaaaaaatcaaaatctatTTGAATTCAACAAATATATGTTAGTAAGAACAAGctaaggaaataaaaatacacacaGGCCACAGTCAAAGAAGCTGCATGCATATTTATTATGCTTGGAAAGAAACCTCAACCTGAACTAAACTGGATTGTAAGCAGTTAAGCACACCATGAAAACAAAACTATGCATACAGAG contains:
- the LOC100794537 gene encoding ras-related protein RABH1b; the encoded protein is MAPVSALAKYKLVFLGDQSVGKTSIITRFMYDKFDNTYQATIGIDFLSKTMYLEDRTVRLQLWDTAGQERFRSLIPSYIRDSSVAVIVYDVASRQTFLNTAKWIEEVRTERGSDVIIVLVGNKTDLVEKRQVSIEEGEAKARELNVMFIETSAKAGFNIKALFRKIAAALPGMETLSSAKQEDMVDVNLKSTTGSAQSQPQPSGCAC